A DNA window from Acidobacteriota bacterium contains the following coding sequences:
- a CDS encoding ABC transporter permease produces the protein METLLQDLRYAIRMLLKKPGFTAVVVITLALGIGANTAIFSVVNGVLLQPLPFKDAHRLVAVRASNPKGFNEPIGASFPDFKDWKEQNQVFQYIAGFTGQSLTLTGEDEPLRVRGQSVSAAFFPMLEAEPVLGRVFLPDEEKRGQAKVVVLSHGFWQRRFGGDEGIVGRTLTLDGSPYTVVGVLSPGFRFLRDVDLWTPLDVPAVLQQARGGRYLQVVAKLKPETSLEQASAGMTTLAHQLESEYSQSNSGWGVSVVSLQEKVVGNVKQGLLVLLAAVGFVLLVACANVANLLLTRGATRQKEIAIRVALGAGRRRVIQQLLTESTVLALLGGALGLLLALWGIDALRALSPSNLPRIEEIRIDGRVLGFTLIATLLTGLLFGLAPARQATRIDLQETLKEGGRGSSMSTRRLLRGLLVVSEIALSLILLVGAGLMGRSLLALVSVDPGFRTENLTTMELSLPQYKYPQEHQQAAFFQELLERAESLPGMRSVALTTAVPLSGNEMKTSFTIVGRESAGKNWANMQIVSPDYFRTMAIPLLKGRPFATSDAKGAPDVVIINEIMARRFWPDQDPLGKQIPFGDSGPTIVGVVGNVKHTGLQEEHEPGVYFPFLQAPFRSMVLVARADSEAITLAVPLRALVHSIDKDQPVENFSTMEQVLSRSVAQPRFLAILLGVFATLALALAAVGVYGVMSFAVAQRTHEMGIRMALGAQPRDILRLVLGEGMALAVIGVAAGLLGSFAVTRAISGMLYQVSATDPITFIVISLLLTGVALAASFIPARRAMRVDPMVALRHE, from the coding sequence ATGGAAACTTTACTACAAGACCTGCGATACGCCATTCGAATGTTGCTCAAGAAGCCCGGCTTCACCGCCGTGGTTGTGATCACGCTGGCTCTCGGCATCGGAGCCAATACCGCCATCTTCAGCGTGGTGAACGGTGTCTTACTCCAGCCGCTGCCCTTCAAGGACGCTCATCGGCTGGTGGCGGTCAGGGCGTCCAATCCGAAGGGCTTCAACGAGCCGATTGGCGCGTCTTTTCCGGACTTCAAGGATTGGAAGGAACAGAACCAGGTTTTTCAATACATCGCGGGCTTCACCGGGCAGTCCCTCACTCTAACCGGCGAAGATGAGCCTCTGCGCGTCAGAGGGCAGAGCGTCTCGGCGGCCTTTTTTCCGATGTTGGAAGCTGAGCCGGTCCTCGGCCGCGTCTTTCTACCGGACGAAGAGAAGCGTGGCCAGGCCAAGGTTGTCGTTCTCAGTCACGGATTTTGGCAGCGTCGATTTGGCGGAGATGAGGGCATCGTGGGACGAACCTTAACCCTCGACGGTTCTCCATACACCGTAGTGGGTGTCTTGAGCCCGGGCTTTCGCTTCCTCCGCGACGTGGATCTCTGGACGCCGCTCGACGTGCCCGCGGTGCTTCAGCAAGCGCGGGGCGGGCGCTACTTGCAAGTGGTCGCGAAACTCAAGCCTGAGACGTCGCTTGAACAGGCCAGCGCGGGAATGACGACGCTTGCCCATCAGCTCGAGAGTGAATACTCGCAGTCAAACTCCGGCTGGGGCGTCAGCGTGGTGTCTTTGCAAGAGAAAGTGGTTGGCAATGTGAAGCAAGGCTTGCTGGTGCTGCTGGCCGCAGTGGGGTTCGTGCTGCTGGTCGCCTGTGCCAACGTCGCCAACCTCCTGCTGACGCGCGGGGCAACTCGACAAAAGGAGATCGCCATCCGCGTGGCGTTGGGCGCGGGCCGCCGGCGTGTGATTCAGCAGTTGCTCACCGAAAGCACTGTATTAGCCTTGCTCGGTGGAGCGCTGGGTCTGCTGCTGGCATTGTGGGGGATCGACGCGCTCCGCGCGCTGTCGCCCTCAAATCTTCCCCGCATCGAGGAGATCAGAATTGACGGCCGGGTACTCGGTTTCACACTGATTGCTACTCTGCTGACCGGGTTACTCTTCGGCTTGGCGCCGGCCCGGCAAGCCACGCGCATTGACCTGCAGGAAACCCTCAAAGAAGGCGGCCGCGGCTCGAGCATGAGCACCCGTCGTCTGTTGCGCGGCTTGCTGGTAGTCTCCGAAATAGCCCTGTCGCTGATTCTGCTCGTTGGCGCCGGCTTGATGGGTCGGAGTCTTCTCGCGTTGGTTTCTGTTGACCCCGGTTTTCGTACCGAGAATCTGACGACGATGGAACTCTCGCTCCCCCAATACAAGTATCCACAGGAACATCAGCAGGCAGCGTTTTTTCAGGAGCTTCTTGAACGTGCCGAGAGCTTACCCGGCATGCGGTCCGTGGCTCTTACAACGGCCGTTCCTCTGAGCGGTAATGAAATGAAGACCAGCTTCACCATCGTGGGTCGTGAGAGCGCCGGCAAGAATTGGGCTAACATGCAGATTGTTAGCCCGGACTATTTTCGCACAATGGCGATTCCCCTGCTGAAGGGACGGCCATTCGCGACGAGCGACGCAAAGGGCGCTCCCGATGTCGTGATTATCAACGAGATCATGGCGCGCCGGTTCTGGCCTGACCAGGACCCACTCGGAAAGCAAATTCCGTTTGGAGACTCGGGGCCCACTATCGTTGGAGTCGTTGGGAACGTCAAACACACGGGATTGCAAGAGGAGCATGAACCGGGAGTGTACTTTCCGTTTTTGCAGGCGCCCTTTAGAAGCATGGTGCTGGTGGCGCGAGCAGATTCCGAGGCCATTACTCTGGCCGTGCCGTTGCGCGCGCTGGTGCATTCCATCGACAAAGATCAACCGGTCGAGAACTTCAGCACGATGGAACAGGTCCTGTCGCGCTCAGTGGCCCAGCCGCGCTTTCTTGCGATCTTGCTGGGTGTGTTTGCGACGCTCGCGCTGGCTCTGGCGGCGGTGGGCGTCTACGGCGTGATGTCGTTTGCGGTCGCGCAGCGAACGCATGAGATGGGCATCCGCATGGCGCTGGGGGCTCAGCCTCGCGACATCTTGCGGCTCGTGCTGGGAGAGGGAATGGCGCTCGCCGTTATTGGTGTGGCGGCAGGGCTGCTGGGCTCTTTCGCCGTAACGCGGGCGATCTCGGGGATGCTCTATCAAGTGAGCGCGACCGATCCGATCACGTTCATAGTGATTTCGCTGCTTCTGACAGGAGTGGCTCTGGCAGCCAGTTTCATCCCAGCGCGCCGCGCGATGAGAGTGGACCCAATGGTCGCGCTGCGGCACGAATGA
- a CDS encoding GNAT family N-acetyltransferase has translation MKLQTLQFKALTPDRWSDLEELFGERGACGGCWCMLWRLKRSVFEEQKGEQNKTAFKALVDSGKEPGILAYANGKPIGWCALAPRETYSALERSRVLKRLDDKSVWSIVCLFIARPYRRKGVSVELLKAAADYVRKRGGKIVEGYPVEPRKDEMPDAFAWTGLASAFLKAGFVECERRSETRPIMRCEIN, from the coding sequence ATGAAGCTTCAAACTCTCCAGTTCAAGGCGCTGACTCCTGATCGATGGAGCGACCTCGAAGAATTATTCGGAGAACGCGGCGCGTGTGGAGGCTGCTGGTGCATGTTGTGGCGATTGAAGCGCTCGGTGTTTGAAGAACAAAAGGGCGAGCAGAACAAGACCGCGTTCAAAGCCCTTGTTGATTCCGGCAAAGAGCCGGGGATTCTCGCATACGCGAATGGCAAACCGATCGGCTGGTGCGCGCTTGCGCCGCGTGAAACGTATTCGGCCCTCGAGCGCTCTCGGGTGTTGAAGCGTCTCGATGACAAATCGGTTTGGTCGATTGTCTGTTTGTTCATCGCAAGGCCGTACAGGCGGAAAGGAGTATCGGTCGAATTGCTGAAGGCGGCGGCGGACTATGTTCGCAAGCGCGGCGGCAAGATCGTCGAAGGTTACCCGGTCGAGCCGCGCAAGGATGAGATGCCCGATGCGTTCGCCTGGACCGGGCTGGCTTCCGCGTTTCTGAAGGCGGGCTTCGTTGAATGCGAAAGGCGCTCGGAGACTCGGCCGATAATGAGATGTGAGATTAATTAA
- a CDS encoding ABC transporter permease, which yields MDTLWQDLKFGVRALLKNPGFTAVAVITLALGIGVNSTVFSIVNAYLFQPLPVKDPDQLVALGTKDNTFEVPYEVSYPNYEDLRDRTEVFSGVIAFHNAVFNLAADGQPERAWAEFVTGNYFSMLGVDAVLGRTFTAEESRVPGAEPVVVLSFAYWQKRFGGQESAIGRTVKLNGIPFTIIGVAPQSFKGTESLLALELYVPLGMQERFYPKSAGRFARRGDTDLHVLARLKPGVSLDQARAAVDVLARQLEQKYPETNKATSFALELETHSRPIISIAEYVPRIAGVFMALVGLVLLIACANVANLMLARAMARQKEIAIRLALGASRARIVRLLLTESILLAIAGGMFGWLLSFWAIDWLTSIRVSTDAPVRFAIEPDWRVQVFSLGIAVLTGLISGVAPALQTSSPNLNETLKEGGRSSAASGRRRIRSMLVVGQVAVSLLILICAGLFIQSAKNAEKIDMGFRTENLSMASMDPEAQGYDEARGRRFFKQLTVGVGTLPGVTNASLASTTPLAYNNSAQDVFFEGRPAGREEEDRTTIFCNTVGHGYFQTMGTAVLRGREFTERDDESSPKVAIVNETMAKRYWPDQEALGKRFALKREGPYLEVIGVVRDGKYVFLGEDPRAFFYIPFGQNYRGEMTIFVHSAGDDATVLAGVRQVVRELDRDLPLYDVKTMMSHLRDGVALLFVRLGARLATAFGLLGLVLAVVGVYGVVSYSVSQRTHEIGIRMALGASAGDVLKLVVGQGLMLTLFGVAIGLGAALMVTRVMTSLLYGVSATDPLTFAIIPVLLTGVALAASFIPARRAMRVDPMVALRYE from the coding sequence ATGGACACTCTGTGGCAAGATCTGAAATTCGGCGTCCGAGCGTTACTCAAGAACCCAGGGTTCACAGCCGTCGCCGTGATAACTCTGGCGCTCGGTATAGGCGTGAACAGCACCGTCTTCAGCATAGTTAACGCATACTTGTTTCAACCGCTGCCAGTAAAGGACCCCGATCAGCTTGTCGCACTGGGGACGAAGGACAACACTTTTGAAGTCCCCTACGAAGTGTCTTATCCGAACTATGAGGACCTTCGCGATCGCACGGAAGTCTTTTCCGGCGTCATCGCGTTTCACAACGCCGTCTTCAATCTTGCGGCTGACGGTCAGCCGGAGCGGGCCTGGGCCGAGTTCGTCACCGGCAATTACTTTTCAATGCTTGGAGTCGATGCCGTCTTAGGCCGAACCTTTACCGCCGAGGAAAGCCGTGTTCCCGGCGCCGAACCGGTTGTTGTATTGAGCTTCGCTTATTGGCAGAAACGCTTCGGCGGTCAGGAGTCTGCGATCGGGCGAACGGTGAAGCTCAACGGCATTCCGTTTACGATCATTGGAGTCGCGCCCCAAAGCTTCAAGGGCACCGAGTCGCTGCTAGCTCTCGAGCTGTACGTACCGCTGGGCATGCAAGAGCGGTTTTACCCGAAGTCCGCGGGGCGGTTTGCGCGGCGAGGCGACACAGATTTGCACGTGCTTGCGAGATTGAAGCCGGGTGTCAGCCTCGATCAAGCGCGGGCTGCGGTCGACGTGCTGGCGCGCCAGCTCGAGCAGAAGTACCCGGAGACGAACAAGGCAACAAGCTTCGCGCTCGAGCTCGAGACTCACTCGAGGCCGATCATCTCGATCGCCGAATACGTCCCGCGAATCGCGGGAGTGTTCATGGCGCTGGTCGGGTTGGTGTTGCTGATCGCGTGCGCGAACGTCGCAAACCTGATGCTGGCGCGCGCGATGGCGCGGCAAAAGGAGATAGCGATCCGGCTCGCGTTGGGCGCGAGCCGCGCTCGCATAGTCCGATTGCTGCTGACGGAAAGCATATTGCTGGCGATCGCCGGCGGAATGTTCGGATGGTTGTTGTCCTTCTGGGCAATCGACTGGCTTACGAGCATACGCGTCTCGACCGACGCTCCGGTTCGGTTCGCGATCGAGCCCGACTGGCGGGTGCAAGTCTTCTCGCTCGGCATCGCCGTGTTGACCGGCTTGATCTCGGGAGTCGCGCCCGCGCTTCAAACCTCGAGCCCGAACCTGAACGAGACGCTAAAGGAAGGAGGCAGAAGCTCAGCCGCTTCAGGCCGCCGTCGGATTCGAAGCATGCTGGTCGTCGGTCAGGTAGCCGTTTCGCTGCTCATTCTGATCTGCGCCGGTCTCTTTATTCAAAGCGCCAAAAACGCGGAAAAGATCGACATGGGTTTTCGAACCGAGAACCTGTCGATGGCTTCGATGGATCCGGAAGCCCAGGGCTACGATGAAGCGCGCGGGCGGCGGTTCTTCAAACAATTGACCGTTGGGGTCGGGACTCTTCCGGGCGTCACTAACGCGAGCCTCGCCTCAACCACGCCGCTTGCTTACAACAACAGCGCTCAGGATGTCTTTTTCGAGGGCCGTCCTGCCGGGCGCGAGGAAGAAGACCGCACGACAATTTTCTGCAACACGGTTGGGCACGGATATTTTCAGACGATGGGAACGGCGGTGCTTCGAGGACGTGAGTTCACCGAGCGCGACGACGAGTCGTCGCCAAAGGTCGCGATCGTGAACGAGACGATGGCGAAGCGGTACTGGCCGGATCAGGAGGCACTGGGCAAGCGATTCGCGCTCAAGCGCGAAGGGCCATATCTCGAAGTGATCGGCGTAGTGCGCGACGGCAAGTACGTCTTCCTCGGCGAGGACCCGCGCGCGTTCTTCTACATCCCGTTTGGGCAGAACTACCGTGGAGAGATGACCATCTTTGTGCACAGCGCGGGCGACGACGCGACGGTGCTGGCCGGCGTCAGACAAGTCGTGCGCGAACTTGACCGCGATCTTCCGCTATACGACGTGAAGACGATGATGTCGCACCTGCGTGACGGCGTCGCGTTGCTGTTTGTGCGGCTGGGGGCGCGACTTGCGACTGCGTTCGGGTTGTTGGGGCTTGTGCTGGCAGTGGTCGGCGTGTACGGCGTCGTTTCTTATTCTGTCAGTCAGCGCACTCACGAGATTGGTATTCGAATGGCCTTGGGCGCCAGCGCCGGGGACGTGCTGAAGCTGGTAGTCGGGCAAGGGTTGATGCTGACGCTTTTCGGGGTGGCGATCGGGCTGGGGGCTGCGCTGATGGTAACTCGCGTGATGACAAGCTTGCTGTACGGAGTGAGCGCAACTGACCCGTTGACCTTTGCGATCATTCCGGTGCTCCTGACAGGAGTGGCTCTGGCAGCCAGTTTCATCCCCGCGCGCCGGGCGATGAGAGTGGATCCGATGGTGGCGCTTAGATATGAATAG
- a CDS encoding serine hydrolase domain-containing protein, with translation MGLGVGGSGRRRKQDRSQTNRSHACRQHGYSMPNSPFGFEGRVIVDGKFVINPQMEWTGGGFASTAEDLARWARHLYEGGVLKNGSLDQMLTGVEANEGRGSGAGNKYGLAVQIRPSEWGVSYGHEGWFPGYRSEMEYFPRQKIAIAVQFNTDAGRALKKGPRDYIADAMRIIIGELEKKKAA, from the coding sequence ATCGGGCTCGGTGTCGGCGGGTCTGGCCGACGTCGAAAACAAGATCGCTCTCAAACCAACCGATCGCATGCTTGCCGGCAGCACGGCTACTCGATGCCCAACAGCCCGTTCGGTTTCGAAGGCCGGGTGATCGTCGATGGAAAGTTCGTCATCAATCCGCAAATGGAATGGACCGGCGGAGGCTTCGCTTCTACGGCCGAGGACCTCGCGCGATGGGCCAGGCATCTTTACGAAGGCGGGGTCTTGAAGAACGGCTCGCTCGATCAGATGTTGACCGGAGTCGAGGCGAACGAAGGCCGTGGCAGCGGCGCGGGAAATAAGTACGGGCTCGCGGTGCAGATAAGACCGAGCGAGTGGGGCGTCAGCTACGGGCACGAGGGCTGGTTCCCCGGATACCGGTCGGAGATGGAATATTTTCCGCGGCAGAAGATCGCGATCGCGGTTCAGTTCAACACCGACGCGGGTCGCGCGTTGAAGAAGGGACCGCGAGATTACATCGCCGACGCGATGCGTATAATCATCGGGGAGCTCGAAAAAAAGAAAGCTGCTTAA
- a CDS encoding amidohydrolase family protein, with product MKSIRWLMALASIAVLAPAQSLQLSYVALMHVTVIDGTGAPPLTDVTVIIVGYRIAQIGKTSVVSMPSRARIVDGRGKFLIPGLWDMHAHPDDPELWPVNPPPKDKESLLTLLIANGVTGIRDMGGDLSLLQDWRKRAGAGTMIGPHIKACGPLLDGPKPMWPGSTAISNADQARQAVRDLKNARADFVKVYSLLPREAYFAIADESKKLGIPFAGHVPDSVTPAEASDAGQASEEHLLQIVESCSDRDAVKKKLDELREAGASPIERRRPYIETMLATYDEKKAEALFAKFVKNNTWQTPTVVVWQNNASFEDDSAKYAERLKYLPRYIREYWDPKNNAHLKNRSPERLAAEKKLVKKYLEVIGAMKRAGVKLMTGSDFGANPLLFPGWGVHDEMALLVKAGLTPMEAIQAATKNPTTFLGLNISLGTIETGKVADLVLLNANPLDDINNTLKIAGVFFQGKYHDRRALDEMLASVAAAAARK from the coding sequence GTGAAATCCATCCGCTGGTTGATGGCGCTGGCGTCGATAGCAGTCCTGGCGCCGGCCCAATCGCTGCAACTGAGCTACGTCGCGTTGATGCACGTCACCGTGATCGATGGCACCGGAGCGCCGCCACTAACCGACGTTACGGTCATCATAGTCGGCTACCGCATTGCCCAGATTGGCAAGACCTCGGTAGTGTCCATGCCCAGCCGCGCTCGTATAGTCGATGGCAGAGGCAAGTTTCTCATTCCCGGTTTGTGGGACATGCACGCTCATCCGGATGATCCCGAATTGTGGCCGGTTAATCCTCCGCCAAAAGACAAAGAGTCGCTTCTTACCTTGCTGATCGCCAACGGCGTAACCGGCATTCGCGACATGGGCGGCGACTTGAGCCTGTTGCAGGATTGGCGCAAGAGGGCAGGCGCGGGAACGATGATTGGGCCGCACATCAAGGCGTGTGGTCCTCTGCTCGACGGGCCGAAGCCGATGTGGCCCGGCTCGACAGCGATCTCAAACGCAGATCAGGCTCGCCAGGCTGTTCGCGACTTGAAGAATGCGCGCGCCGACTTCGTGAAGGTTTACTCGCTGCTCCCGCGTGAAGCTTACTTCGCAATCGCCGATGAATCGAAGAAGCTGGGGATTCCCTTTGCCGGACACGTGCCCGATTCGGTGACGCCCGCCGAAGCTTCCGATGCGGGACAGGCAAGCGAAGAGCACCTGCTGCAAATCGTCGAGTCCTGTTCGGACCGCGATGCAGTTAAGAAGAAACTGGATGAACTGCGCGAGGCCGGAGCTTCGCCAATCGAACGCCGGCGGCCCTACATCGAGACGATGCTGGCGACCTACGACGAGAAGAAAGCCGAAGCCCTGTTCGCGAAGTTCGTCAAGAACAACACGTGGCAAACGCCTACGGTGGTCGTCTGGCAGAACAACGCTTCATTTGAAGATGATTCCGCGAAGTACGCCGAACGCCTGAAATATTTGCCGCGCTACATTCGTGAGTACTGGGACCCAAAGAACAACGCGCATCTGAAGAACCGCTCGCCGGAGCGCCTGGCCGCTGAAAAGAAGCTGGTGAAGAAGTATCTTGAAGTGATCGGTGCGATGAAGCGCGCCGGCGTCAAGCTGATGACTGGCTCTGACTTCGGCGCTAACCCGCTGCTGTTTCCGGGTTGGGGCGTTCACGATGAAATGGCGCTGCTGGTGAAAGCGGGGCTGACGCCGATGGAAGCGATTCAAGCCGCGACAAAGAACCCGACGACCTTTCTCGGACTCAACATCTCCCTGGGCACAATCGAAACGGGGAAGGTCGCCGACCTGGTGCTGCTCAACGCGAACCCGCTCGATGACATTAACAACACGCTCAAGATTGCCGGCGTATTCTTTCAAGGCAAGTATCACGACCGGCGCGCGCTCGACGAAATGCTCGCTTCGGTGGCGGCTGCGGCTGCGCGCAAATGA